In Pararge aegeria chromosome 5, ilParAegt1.1, whole genome shotgun sequence, one DNA window encodes the following:
- the LOC120623735 gene encoding cAMP-dependent protein kinase catalytic subunit alpha-like → MADGLKHHILSSPRHGGYSSARQEQYGQYLRKLHADFLETWNEKSPDNSKLSDFLKQTVLGTGAFGVVILTKHIDTGKYYAMKMLEKEKIVKLKQIEHSYYEKKILCGLNFPFCVYMKYFFKDNVYLYYILPFVPGGEMFSHLRKLGKFDEMSSRFYGAQVILALEYLHACELVYRDLKPENILIDRAGYIKLTDFGFCKLIRGRTWTLCGTPEYLAPEIILSKGYGMSVDWWSLGILLFEMSAGYPPFYASDPMRIYEKVVSGKYRIPSHFSMELKDLIGRVVQIDTTRRFGNLKNGVLDLKNHKWFRDIDWDSLLNYRIPAPFQPKIRSPGDTTYFENFDDEKIKESPVCLYEEEFADF, encoded by the coding sequence ATGGCCGACGGACTCAAACATCACATTCTTAGCTCGCCCCGGCATGGAGGCTATTCAAGTGCAAGACAAGAACAATACGGTCAATATCTCCGAAAACTTCATGCGGATTTCTTAGAAACTTGGAATGAGAAATCTCCAGATAACTCAAAACTAAGCGACTTTTTGAAGCAAACGGTTTTAGGCACAGGCGCTTTTGGAGTTGTCATTCTAACAAAACATATCGATACAGGGAAATACTACGCTATGAAAATGTTGGAAAAGGAGaagatagtaaaattaaaacaaatcgaACATAGTTACTACGAGAAGAAAATTCTTTGCGGGCTTAATTTTCCTTTTTGTGTGtacatgaaatattttttcaaggaCAATGTTTATCTTTACTACATATTACCATTCGTACCCGGCGGCGAAATGTTTTCTCACCTACGCAAATTAGGTAAATTCGATGAAATGTCTTCAAGGTTTTATGGTGCTCAAGTAATTCTAGCACTTGAATATTTGCACGCATGCGAATTAGTGTATCGTGACTTGAAACCAGAGAATATCCTTATAGACCGGGCTGGTTACATCAAATTAACAGATTTCGGCTTTTGCAAGTTAATTCGAGGTAGAACGTGGACTCTCTGTGGTACTCCCGAATACTTGGCACCAGAGATTATTCTTAGTAAGGGTTATGGTATGTCTGTAGATTGGTGGTCACTCGGCATTCTTTTGTTTGAAATGAGCGCAGGATATCCACCATTTTATGCATCTGACCCAATGAGAATCTATGAAAAAGTTGTGTCTGGTAAATACAGGATTCCCAGCCACTTCTCAATGGAACTTAAAGATTTAATAGGACGTGTAGTTCAAATAGACACGACAAGACGGTTTGGAAATTTGAAAAATGGCGTATTAGATTTAAAGAATCACAAATGGTTCAGAGACATTGACTGGGACAGTTTATTAAACTATCGTATACCAGCACCTTTCCAACCTAAAATCCGATCACCCGGAGATACAACgtattttgaaaactttgacgatgaaaaaattaaagagaGCCCAGTATGCTTATACGAAGAAGAGTTCGCCGATTTTTAA
- the LOC120624035 gene encoding cAMP-dependent protein kinase catalytic subunit 1-like: MAKQIFNRQNHQDHQRYLDMLKSEFQKRYAEPPISDKSADNYDTVKAIGNGAYGEVFLVRDKSTFTYHAMKVVDKTVVMERKHVNNLILEKKILQCVQFPFLVSLDDAFKDNVYVYFILPYMAGGELFTYIQKYGGLADDVSKFYASQVILAIEYLHYCEIVHRDIKPENILIDTNGYIKLCDFGFCKILSKKTWTLCGTPEYLAPEVILSKGYSFSVDWWAIGVLIFEMVAGFPPFFVSDPTKLYEKILEGHYKCPDGLVLECKNIIKGLLQVDTTKRLGCLKNGVFEIKGHPWFSDISWQSILQQRAQPPFVPICPTPGDTSNFPDIEQIKLRKSSKCYFENEFEDF, encoded by the coding sequence ATGGCAAAGCAAATATTTAACCGACAGAATCATCAAGACCACCAGAGATATTTAGACATGTTAAAATCAGAGTTTCAAAAAAGATACGCAGAACCTCCTATTTCAGATAAGAGTGCAGATAACTACGATACCGTAAAAGCGATAGGAAATGGTGCTTATGGAGAAGTATTTTTAGTAAGAGATAAAAGTACTTTCACGTATCACGCTATGAAAGTGGTAGACAAAACAGTCGTCATGGAGAGGAAACATGTTAATAATCTTATCTTAGAAAAGAAAATACTCCAGTGTGTCCAGTTTCCATTTCTCGTATCCTTAGATGATGCTTTTAAAGATAATGTTTATGTTTACTTTATACTACCATACATGGCTGGAGGAGAATTGTTTACGTACATACAAAAGTACGGAGGCTTGGCAGACGATGTATCAAAATTTTACGCCAGTCAAGTTATATTAGCCATAGAGTATTTACACTATTGTGAAATCGTACACAGAGATATAAAGCCggaaaacattttaatagatACAAACGGATATATTAAATTGTGTGATTTTGGATTCTGTAAAATTCTATCGAAGAAAACGTGGACGCTGTGTGGTACGCCTGAATATTTAGCACCGGAAGTGATTTTGTCTAAAGGCTATTCGTTTTCTGTGGACTGGTGGGCAATTGGGGTATTAATCTTTGAGATGGTGGCAGGTTTTCCACCATTTTTCGTATCGGATCCTACTAAGCTGTATGAAAAGATTTTAGAAGGTCATTATAAATGCCCTGATGGCTTAGTTCTTGaatgcaaaaatataattaaaggcTTATTACAAGTAGACACAACAAAGCGGCTAGGTTGTTTAAAGAACGGCGTATTTGAGATTAAAGGCCATCCCTGGTTCAGTGATATTAGTTGGCAATCCATACTGCAGCAGAGAGCTCAACCGCCATTTGTACCTATATGCCCAACACCTGGTGACACGAGTAATTTTCCAGATATAGAACAAATAAAGTTAAGAAAGAGTTCCAAATGTTATTTTGAGAACGAATTTGAAGATTTCTGA